One window of Verrucomicrobiota bacterium genomic DNA carries:
- a CDS encoding FAD-dependent oxidoreductase, with product MDDDKSLNEFIKAIEDLNISYDMAPNPQEHSVFTGAANEPLDFKTYAKDVPCQEACPAKTNVPAYIEAIAKGDPDKAYLINQEDNVFSGVLGRVCSRPCEDACRHNWTGTSGPVHICHLKRSASDNKENPPKPLPGWFEETGKRIAIIGGGPAGLTAARELKRYGHSVTIFERDSMLGGMMVQGIPIFRLPRDTVKAEVNAIIESGIDVQYNTSVDAEKMQEIIDDYDSVLVAVGAVHPSNLKLPGLSGDGHTISGLKFMYDYNMGNIGEMKGKHVIIVGGGFTAVDCGRSCARAAKRLVGEEGSVAIMYRRTEAQMSADPDEINQMRLEEIEVESLMNPISARTENGKLVGVTFQRNSLDDSVADGGKPRVHAIEGTEEEYPCDLLIMAIGQTRELKILPEGVTHSEGHETSHEKVYVAGDFNYGSFDVITAVADGKAVADKIDLQLMGMQRRKEHIGITMMDTNGETGRVRDHDIQFPVEMPKLPLFERDGTAEVELGHNDDGTLLHATRCYFCHYKFEINQDACIHCDWCIAVAPRDCINRVSQLFADEDGAVTSSLESNLASETTYIWIDSDECIRCGKCLRICPTGAITMRKSERCGCSSEELEEKQKENVPYGVVKYDKY from the coding sequence ATGGACGACGACAAATCACTCAACGAATTTATTAAGGCCATCGAAGACCTTAATATTTCCTATGACATGGCGCCGAATCCTCAGGAGCATTCGGTATTCACGGGAGCTGCCAACGAGCCGTTGGATTTCAAGACGTATGCGAAAGACGTCCCCTGCCAAGAGGCTTGCCCTGCCAAAACAAACGTCCCCGCTTATATCGAAGCCATCGCGAAAGGCGATCCAGACAAGGCGTACCTGATTAATCAGGAAGACAACGTATTTTCCGGAGTTCTAGGTCGCGTATGCTCACGTCCATGTGAAGATGCGTGCCGTCATAATTGGACGGGAACATCAGGCCCTGTTCACATTTGTCACCTCAAGCGTTCCGCATCCGATAATAAGGAGAATCCACCAAAACCATTACCAGGTTGGTTTGAAGAAACAGGTAAACGAATTGCAATCATCGGTGGTGGACCAGCAGGATTGACAGCGGCCCGCGAACTTAAACGCTACGGCCACAGCGTGACTATATTTGAGCGTGACAGCATGCTCGGCGGAATGATGGTTCAAGGTATTCCCATTTTCCGACTTCCGCGCGACACAGTTAAAGCTGAGGTAAACGCAATTATCGAGAGTGGGATCGACGTGCAGTATAACACCTCCGTGGATGCGGAGAAGATGCAGGAGATCATCGACGATTACGATTCAGTTCTTGTCGCCGTCGGAGCTGTCCACCCATCAAATTTAAAGCTACCGGGCCTATCCGGCGATGGTCACACCATCTCCGGGCTAAAGTTCATGTACGATTACAACATGGGCAATATTGGTGAGATGAAGGGCAAACACGTAATAATCGTTGGGGGTGGATTTACAGCGGTCGATTGCGGACGTTCTTGCGCACGTGCTGCCAAACGTCTGGTGGGCGAAGAAGGAAGTGTCGCCATCATGTATCGTAGGACCGAAGCCCAGATGTCGGCCGATCCCGACGAAATTAATCAGATGCGCCTGGAGGAAATCGAAGTCGAATCTTTGATGAATCCTATTTCGGCCCGCACCGAGAATGGGAAGCTCGTTGGTGTCACATTCCAACGAAACTCACTCGATGATTCTGTGGCCGACGGAGGCAAGCCAAGGGTTCACGCCATCGAAGGCACTGAAGAAGAATATCCTTGTGACCTACTGATCATGGCTATCGGCCAGACACGCGAACTCAAGATTCTTCCTGAAGGTGTTACCCATTCTGAAGGACACGAAACGTCACACGAGAAAGTATACGTGGCCGGTGACTTCAATTATGGAAGTTTTGATGTGATAACCGCCGTTGCAGACGGAAAGGCTGTCGCCGATAAAATCGACCTCCAATTAATGGGGATGCAAAGAAGGAAAGAGCATATTGGTATTACGATGATGGATACCAATGGCGAAACGGGACGTGTTAGAGATCACGACATTCAGTTCCCTGTCGAAATGCCAAAGCTACCTTTGTTTGAGCGTGACGGGACTGCAGAAGTAGAGTTGGGCCATAATGACGACGGGACATTGCTCCACGCAACTCGTTGTTATTTTTGTCATTACAAATTTGAGATCAACCAGGACGCCTGTATTCATTGTGACTGGTGTATTGCTGTTGCTCCGCGTGATTGTATCAATCGAGTTTCCCAATTATTCGCTGATGAAGACGGTGCCGTGACTTCAAGCCTCGAATCAAATCTGGCAAGTGAAACAACTTACATTTGGATCGACAGCGACGAGTGCATTCGGTGTGGCAAGTGCTTACGCATTTGTCCAACCGGCGCTATTACAATGCGCAAATCAGAACGTTGCGGTTGTTCATCCGAAGAGCTTGAAGAGAAGCAAAAAGAAAATGTGCCTTACGGCGTGGTGAAGTACGATAAGTACTAA
- a CDS encoding exosortase/archaeosortase family protein, with the protein MSLLDRYIPGFKGFPSLFSYTLLMGCGFGAFVAWDQWYWWGRREDYSFGYLVPIFVGVVIWDRWPVLKTLLGVPSSKLTPDLESADQKSEEKPINLPNLYNWATSSLYPFLKWFVPGGFYGGLILGLAIFGLGAFYRAGAGPSHPGSLFIAVGAGMVVFALVYINLPDSVEAWKDQIGQPLEAPDMMNRRLTITLMFWFPCFIWIISAPLVSAIENALSLFLLNKVVTVVFFVFEMGGYALEQEGNTLILPTGRVGVEDACSGIRSLMGCLFAGTFLGAIFFRSTVKKVLLVVFAMCFAFVTNLMRSVFLTAWAYTYGPDAISGFVHDVAGYFVLGLTSIMLLLLIPIMNIQIAVGSGKEH; encoded by the coding sequence ATGAGCCTGCTTGATCGATACATTCCCGGTTTTAAGGGATTCCCTTCGCTTTTTTCCTACACCCTCCTGATGGGTTGTGGGTTCGGGGCATTTGTGGCCTGGGATCAATGGTATTGGTGGGGCCGACGTGAGGATTATTCGTTTGGTTATCTTGTCCCTATTTTTGTGGGTGTTGTGATTTGGGATCGTTGGCCTGTGCTGAAAACGCTGCTCGGAGTTCCTTCCAGCAAGTTAACTCCGGATTTGGAAAGTGCGGATCAGAAGTCTGAAGAAAAACCGATAAATTTGCCGAACCTCTACAATTGGGCGACTTCCAGCCTGTATCCATTTCTCAAATGGTTCGTCCCGGGTGGTTTTTATGGGGGACTTATTCTTGGTCTGGCAATCTTTGGGCTGGGAGCGTTTTACAGAGCCGGAGCGGGTCCGTCGCATCCGGGATCCTTGTTTATCGCTGTGGGTGCCGGGATGGTTGTTTTTGCATTAGTGTACATCAACTTGCCGGACTCTGTGGAAGCCTGGAAAGATCAGATCGGCCAACCGTTGGAAGCGCCGGATATGATGAATCGACGCTTAACCATTACACTCATGTTTTGGTTTCCTTGTTTCATTTGGATTATTTCTGCACCGCTTGTTTCCGCCATCGAAAACGCCCTGAGTTTGTTTCTACTCAACAAAGTGGTGACCGTAGTTTTCTTTGTTTTCGAAATGGGCGGTTATGCCTTGGAGCAGGAGGGCAATACGCTTATACTTCCTACCGGTCGCGTCGGAGTTGAAGACGCCTGCTCGGGCATTCGCTCACTAATGGGGTGCCTCTTCGCAGGTACTTTCCTTGGCGCAATATTCTTTAGGAGCACAGTCAAGAAAGTACTACTTGTTGTATTTGCAATGTGCTTTGCATTTGTGACGAACTTAATGCGAAGCGTCTTCCTGACCGCTTGGGCTTACACCTATGGTCCTGATGCTATAAGCGGCTTTGTCCACGACGTGGCAGGTTATTTTGTGCTGGGACTGACCAGTATCATGCTTCTACTTTTGATACCGATTATGAATATTCAGATCGCCGTTGGGAGTGGGAAGGAGCATTAG
- a CDS encoding HIT domain-containing protein, which produces MPNPYDQLHAYWRMEYIETPEGLKGKNPFVELPKIENERESLMLFRGNTCYLILNRFPYNAGHILVLPFREVGELENLTAEERTEFFDLIIRGKKILSTALKPDGFNIGMNLGSAAGAGIPVHLHAHIVPRWNGDTNFMPVLGQTRVLPTSLEAMWERLKEISNRLEA; this is translated from the coding sequence ATGCCTAATCCATACGACCAGCTTCACGCCTATTGGCGTATGGAATACATCGAAACTCCAGAAGGTCTAAAGGGCAAAAATCCGTTTGTTGAGCTGCCCAAGATCGAAAACGAGCGGGAGTCTTTGATGCTTTTTCGTGGCAACACCTGTTATTTGATCCTGAACCGCTTTCCTTACAATGCCGGGCATATACTTGTCTTACCCTTTCGTGAAGTTGGTGAGTTGGAAAATTTGACAGCTGAAGAAAGAACTGAATTTTTCGACCTGATCATTCGCGGGAAAAAAATCCTGAGCACTGCCCTCAAACCTGATGGTTTTAACATAGGCATGAATCTGGGAAGTGCGGCAGGAGCAGGAATTCCAGTGCACTTGCACGCGCACATAGTCCCACGATGGAACGGCGACACTAACTTTATGCCGGTGCTCGGACAAACGCGCGTTCTTCCAACTTCCCTCGAAGCCATGTGGGAGCGACTAAAAGAGATCAGTAACCGTCTGGAAGCTTAG
- a CDS encoding PhoH family protein — MMIIEKTFQFLTPRVASQLYCGKVEYLNQAEDQLGVELVARDAWIQATGEEEAVEKADSFFHYLDKARAQGMEIRQSDFFGILNQVVNGHTKALKALIEEPLVLQFPKKKVIPKTLNQKRYLEAIFAKEVVFGIGPAGTGKTYLAMAAAIDALLKGNIEKIILTRPAVEAGEALGFLPGDLEEKITPYLRPLYDAIHDMLGKANAEKLMEKGVIEIAPLAYMRGRTLSKAFIILDEAQNTSPAQMMMFLTRLGDNSRMIITGDITQVDLPRRQESGLRQITQILAHIPQIELFYFESFDVVRHPLVQKIIEAYEMYRSEGHAG; from the coding sequence ATGATGATAATAGAAAAAACGTTTCAATTTCTGACTCCTCGAGTCGCAAGTCAATTGTACTGCGGGAAGGTAGAATATTTGAATCAAGCCGAAGATCAGCTGGGAGTTGAGTTGGTTGCACGAGATGCATGGATCCAGGCAACAGGAGAGGAGGAAGCTGTAGAAAAAGCAGACAGCTTTTTTCACTACCTGGACAAAGCGCGTGCTCAAGGTATGGAGATCAGACAATCCGACTTTTTCGGCATATTGAATCAAGTGGTTAACGGCCATACAAAAGCCCTCAAAGCGCTGATCGAAGAGCCTCTTGTTTTACAATTTCCCAAAAAGAAAGTCATCCCAAAAACGCTGAATCAAAAGCGTTACCTGGAAGCCATATTCGCAAAGGAAGTGGTATTTGGAATTGGCCCAGCTGGTACCGGAAAAACGTACCTGGCAATGGCTGCAGCCATCGACGCATTGTTGAAGGGAAACATTGAAAAAATCATTTTAACACGCCCGGCTGTGGAAGCCGGTGAAGCTCTCGGCTTTTTGCCCGGTGACCTGGAGGAAAAGATCACCCCGTATTTGAGGCCTCTTTACGATGCTATCCACGATATGCTCGGCAAAGCAAACGCAGAGAAGCTAATGGAAAAAGGCGTAATTGAAATAGCTCCACTCGCCTATATGCGAGGCCGCACACTGTCCAAGGCATTTATTATTCTGGATGAAGCCCAAAACACTTCCCCTGCACAGATGATGATGTTCCTCACACGCTTGGGAGACAACAGCCGCATGATTATTACTGGAGACATCACTCAAGTTGATTTACCGCGGAGACAAGAGTCCGGACTCCGTCAAATCACACAAATCCTGGCTCATATCCCACAAATCGAGCTTTTTTACTTTGAAAGTTTTGATGTTGTGCGTCACCCACTTGTACAAAAGATTATTGAGGCTTATGAAATGTATCGGTCGGAGGGACACGCCGGTTGA
- a CDS encoding HDIG domain-containing protein produces the protein MKLFSKRKQLKDKPSPSRRKRRTLRETWTKTFLATSPVVTTVILLTWVLLTIVLAFTGVTPAGIQVQRDQVSRVRVVAEKDFSYESKLHSEQRKALEMQRIPPVYRLDMKQYEAFRDQILELLEEINAFEIEIADLEPDEKLKRVEDFTLAFEERTKIRLNVEDVFVILARTEVDDRKPLFEDSLVSVRRILGGGIFDPTDAVLDKDPENLNFINVQRDSGQIRRLDIQSQDTAYGAMKRDFTYFDISQDLNIVLFRIMSQAIRPNLRYDQDLHEKAREKAGKNAEKVRVSVASGEIIIEPGETVLPFKYEMLLKYQEFLLAEDTVYAFSLGRSFWEKAMVILLLGFGVVVYLALAGWSSLTDNRRVSLLFIVILLNIAITRLLLNAASSNPETFALLRYMIPVYLGPILIALLINQRAAIFVAAVVCFITSLMFGESFILMSAMFLACLIAVLFCKDVRKRGQIVQSSIFGGITLAVGTFILGILNEVDLVTIGWEMLISVGVGAATGILVIGLLPFFEGIFKLTTNITLLELTDYNHRLLRRLQLEAPGSYHHSLMVANLAENGASAIGANPLVCRVCSIFHDIGKLIKPEYFAENQRDGDNPLILQNPSMAALVIKAHVKEGVNLAIRNKLPRIIIDVIKQHHGTSLITYFYVQALKGKKAKNEVRVEESTYRYDGPKPQFRESAVIFFADSVEAASRSLKKITPQSIDELIDSILEGKIADDQLSECPLTFEEIKKLKTSFSISLLNSLHSRIEYPDKEKAQADAQNADRKKENHSDIQSLQSV, from the coding sequence GTGAAACTTTTCAGTAAGAGAAAGCAGCTCAAGGACAAGCCTTCGCCCTCTCGGCGAAAGCGAAGAACTCTGCGTGAAACCTGGACAAAAACCTTCCTGGCAACTAGCCCGGTAGTAACGACCGTCATACTCCTTACCTGGGTTCTGCTGACGATTGTATTGGCGTTTACTGGAGTAACACCGGCGGGGATCCAGGTCCAACGAGACCAAGTCTCGCGCGTTCGAGTGGTGGCGGAAAAGGATTTTAGTTACGAAAGCAAATTACATTCCGAACAGCGCAAGGCGCTTGAAATGCAACGAATCCCACCCGTTTACCGGTTGGATATGAAACAGTACGAGGCGTTTAGAGACCAAATCCTGGAGCTTCTGGAGGAAATCAACGCATTTGAAATTGAAATCGCCGACCTTGAGCCGGATGAAAAACTCAAGAGAGTTGAAGATTTTACCCTGGCATTTGAGGAACGTACCAAGATCCGTCTGAATGTTGAGGATGTCTTTGTTATTTTGGCCCGCACAGAAGTTGATGACCGAAAACCGTTGTTTGAGGACTCTCTTGTTTCGGTAAGGCGCATCTTGGGAGGAGGAATCTTTGATCCTACCGACGCCGTTTTGGACAAGGATCCTGAAAACCTGAATTTTATCAATGTCCAAAGAGACTCTGGACAAATTCGACGCCTTGACATTCAGAGTCAGGACACCGCCTACGGTGCAATGAAACGGGACTTTACCTACTTCGATATTTCCCAGGACCTCAACATAGTGCTCTTTCGGATTATGAGCCAAGCCATACGTCCGAATTTACGCTACGACCAAGATTTACATGAAAAAGCGCGAGAAAAGGCCGGTAAAAATGCAGAAAAGGTAAGGGTCAGTGTTGCCTCGGGTGAAATCATCATTGAACCAGGTGAAACAGTTCTGCCCTTCAAATATGAAATGCTGCTTAAATACCAAGAGTTTCTGTTAGCAGAAGACACCGTTTATGCCTTCTCACTCGGACGAAGTTTTTGGGAAAAAGCCATGGTCATATTACTGCTAGGATTTGGAGTCGTCGTTTACCTGGCCTTAGCAGGATGGTCCAGCCTGACGGATAATCGCAGAGTCAGTCTTTTATTCATAGTGATTCTTCTGAATATCGCGATTACACGACTTCTTCTGAATGCTGCTTCAAGCAATCCTGAAACGTTTGCGCTCTTGCGTTATATGATCCCTGTTTATTTGGGACCTATTTTGATTGCGCTGCTTATAAATCAAAGAGCTGCCATATTTGTGGCAGCGGTCGTTTGCTTCATCACGAGTCTGATGTTTGGCGAGTCATTTATCCTGATGTCTGCCATGTTTTTGGCCTGCCTCATAGCAGTGCTATTTTGCAAAGACGTCCGTAAACGGGGACAGATCGTACAATCGAGTATCTTTGGCGGAATAACCCTTGCCGTAGGTACCTTTATTCTAGGTATACTAAACGAGGTTGATTTGGTAACCATTGGTTGGGAAATGTTGATTTCTGTAGGGGTTGGAGCCGCTACCGGAATCCTTGTCATTGGCCTTCTTCCTTTCTTCGAAGGAATCTTTAAGCTCACGACCAATATTACTTTGCTGGAATTAACCGATTATAATCACCGGTTGTTACGACGCCTTCAACTGGAAGCTCCGGGCAGTTACCATCACTCCTTGATGGTAGCCAACCTCGCGGAAAATGGGGCATCCGCCATTGGGGCCAATCCCCTGGTCTGTCGGGTATGTTCCATCTTTCACGATATCGGCAAACTCATAAAACCGGAATACTTCGCCGAAAACCAGCGGGATGGTGATAATCCCCTTATTCTACAAAATCCCTCAATGGCAGCGTTGGTGATCAAAGCCCACGTTAAGGAAGGGGTGAACCTCGCAATACGGAACAAGCTGCCAAGAATCATCATCGATGTGATCAAGCAACATCATGGAACGTCCCTGATTACCTATTTCTACGTGCAAGCACTCAAGGGCAAAAAAGCCAAGAACGAGGTGCGGGTAGAAGAATCCACCTACCGGTACGATGGCCCGAAACCACAATTCAGGGAAAGTGCGGTGATCTTTTTCGCCGACTCGGTGGAAGCAGCAAGCAGATCCTTGAAAAAAATAACTCCTCAAAGTATCGACGAGCTTATTGACAGTATCCTTGAAGGTAAAATCGCAGACGATCAACTCAGTGAATGTCCCCTGACTTTTGAGGAAATCAAAAAACTTAAAACGAGCTTTTCCATTTCATTGTTAAACTCTCTACACAGCCGCATCGAATATCCCGATAAAGAAAAGGCACAAGCAGACGCACAAAATGCGGATCGAAAAAAAGAGAACCATTCAGATATTCAGTCCTTGCAAAGCGTTTAG
- the ybeY gene encoding rRNA maturation RNase YbeY, producing MDESASYQIPDGELSIAFLDEKAHCKLHADFLDDPSPTDVITFPGDPDEDMAGEICVSVCMARTYAESHGEDFSKELTLYLIHGWLHLAGFDDLTEKDRQAMKKEEQVCISNLETNKRIPLFNYNSND from the coding sequence TTGGATGAATCGGCTTCCTATCAAATTCCAGATGGAGAACTATCGATTGCATTTCTGGATGAAAAAGCACACTGTAAACTACACGCCGATTTTCTGGACGACCCGAGTCCGACTGATGTGATTACTTTCCCAGGCGACCCGGACGAAGATATGGCGGGAGAGATTTGTGTATCTGTTTGCATGGCTAGAACCTATGCAGAATCTCATGGAGAAGATTTTTCAAAAGAACTCACCTTATACTTAATTCATGGCTGGCTGCATTTAGCGGGATTTGATGACCTGACCGAAAAAGATCGCCAAGCCATGAAAAAAGAGGAGCAAGTATGTATATCGAATTTGGAAACAAATAAGCGAATTCCCTTGTTTAACTATAATTCAAATGACTGA
- a CDS encoding DUF502 domain-containing protein, whose protein sequence is MTEKYSFLRSLRNAFLTGLILLTPLGVSIFVFEWLVNNIGGRFSNRLLYFIPTLWRQNEDLQLIWNILATIILVLAVTLLGYMSRYFVGKWFLSATENILDKVPFINTVYKTVKQIVQTFSSQQRAVFKKTVMIEYPRKGVWVLGFLTSETKGETQVRTQQQLRNIFVPTTPNPTSGFLLMIPVDEVHELDMSIGDGMKMIISGGAVVPPAPIEDADQITLDIEYPAKKQIVET, encoded by the coding sequence ATGACTGAAAAATACTCATTTCTAAGATCGCTTAGAAACGCATTCCTGACCGGATTGATCCTGCTGACGCCTCTCGGGGTTTCTATTTTTGTCTTTGAGTGGCTCGTGAACAACATCGGTGGCCGCTTCAGCAACAGATTACTTTATTTCATTCCAACGCTATGGAGGCAGAATGAGGACCTTCAACTCATCTGGAATATCCTGGCGACCATCATACTGGTTCTAGCTGTTACACTTTTGGGATATATGTCCCGGTATTTTGTTGGTAAGTGGTTCCTATCAGCGACAGAGAACATCTTAGATAAAGTCCCATTCATAAATACGGTCTACAAAACTGTAAAACAAATCGTGCAGACTTTCAGCTCTCAGCAACGTGCCGTTTTTAAGAAGACCGTTATGATCGAATATCCTCGGAAAGGAGTCTGGGTCTTGGGGTTCCTCACAAGCGAGACAAAGGGTGAAACTCAAGTAAGGACACAGCAGCAACTACGAAACATTTTCGTGCCAACGACACCCAATCCGACAAGCGGATTTCTTCTCATGATCCCCGTAGATGAAGTGCATGAACTGGATATGTCCATTGGGGATGGAATGAAAATGATCATTTCTGGCGGAGCAGTGGTGCCACCTGCCCCCATAGAAGATGCCGATCAAATAACGCTGGATATAGAATACCCCGCCAAGAAACAGATCGTGGAAACGTGA
- a CDS encoding recombination protein O N-terminal domain-containing protein, translating to MAGNSVQISGIILKKETSGEHFFKLTILSPDRGSVLAMLRRPKRNSRSPLPDLFDLVEILLELKGEDGFGFVKELTIHKQRRGLAKSFIALELACEWSAILINNLPRETEMERVYQLFTRGLDAWENRIHPEAIFFKSLFVYARDEGYAVKHDWFDKLTHSDRTEVAMIINTPIAELEIEPDRVRHWIAQLKHYIQYYTDILL from the coding sequence ATGGCCGGCAATTCGGTTCAAATTTCTGGGATTATCCTTAAAAAAGAAACCTCCGGAGAGCATTTTTTTAAGCTTACCATCCTAAGCCCCGACCGCGGAAGCGTATTGGCCATGTTGCGAAGGCCCAAACGAAATTCGCGTTCACCTCTGCCAGATCTTTTTGATCTGGTTGAAATCCTGTTGGAATTAAAAGGAGAGGATGGGTTTGGATTTGTGAAAGAATTGACCATCCATAAACAACGTCGCGGACTGGCAAAGTCGTTCATCGCACTGGAACTCGCTTGTGAATGGTCCGCCATCCTGATTAACAACCTGCCACGCGAAACCGAGATGGAAAGGGTCTACCAACTTTTCACCAGAGGACTTGATGCATGGGAAAATCGGATACATCCTGAAGCCATTTTTTTTAAGAGCCTTTTTGTCTATGCCCGTGACGAGGGTTATGCGGTAAAACATGACTGGTTCGACAAACTCACACACAGCGACCGAACAGAAGTAGCCATGATAATTAACACACCCATTGCAGAACTGGAAATAGAGCCTGATCGGGTGCGGCACTGGATAGCACAACTGAAACATTACATTCAATACTATACAGATATTCTGCTTTAG